Proteins from a single region of Phycisphaerae bacterium:
- the dacB gene encoding D-alanyl-D-alanine carboxypeptidase/D-alanyl-D-alanine-endopeptidase, producing the protein MFPRRQHMLVAAGLAWCLAGCVAPDVGQDAKLASRLDAVLGRLSSTGAVVRARVVELPGGRELYARDADEACTPASNFKLLTTAVGLDLFGANHRVKTYLALDGDDLWLIGTGDPATGDARLAAAGGGTPVTLLEAWASILQQRGVRQIRGDLVYDDSAFERQPRVHPTWRKDWLLHWYAAPTSGLNFGDNSVDITVFPTEEGKPVRYEVMPPVQDIRIINECMTGAKGEPEIVKSPGGNVYRLGGICTKKTALKSKPVEEPGAFFADALRCQLRIKGIAILGEIRRAERPLGGAPVPPSEKVIAVHETPLPDILSRINKNSQNLFAECLCKLSGQTFQRQSGRFVPGSWEDGGHALRAFLARNRIDDQALAPMDGSGLSPQNRVTARMLTDLLKVMHIRPDAQVYRSSLTAAGIDGSLKERMVDLKGHVFGKTGYIGGVSSLSGYVRTRRGKWLAFSIIFNRIPSQAGDDDDVAPFTKLQDEACRVLVGWPG; encoded by the coding sequence GTGTTCCCACGCCGTCAGCACATGCTCGTTGCCGCCGGCCTCGCGTGGTGCCTCGCCGGCTGTGTGGCACCAGACGTCGGCCAGGATGCGAAACTGGCGTCCAGACTGGACGCGGTCCTCGGTCGGCTTTCATCCACAGGAGCCGTCGTTCGCGCCCGTGTCGTCGAGTTACCCGGAGGCAGGGAGCTATATGCCCGAGATGCCGACGAGGCCTGTACGCCGGCCAGCAACTTCAAGCTACTGACCACCGCAGTCGGCCTGGACCTCTTCGGAGCGAACCATCGGGTGAAGACCTATCTGGCCCTCGACGGTGACGACCTGTGGCTGATCGGCACGGGTGATCCGGCCACCGGCGATGCCCGCCTTGCTGCTGCCGGGGGGGGCACGCCGGTGACTCTACTCGAAGCGTGGGCCAGCATTCTGCAGCAACGCGGGGTACGTCAGATCCGAGGCGACCTGGTCTACGATGACTCCGCCTTCGAACGACAGCCTCGCGTCCATCCCACGTGGCGGAAGGACTGGCTTCTTCACTGGTATGCCGCACCGACCAGCGGGCTCAACTTCGGTGACAACTCCGTCGACATCACCGTCTTTCCGACTGAAGAAGGCAAACCGGTTCGTTATGAAGTGATGCCGCCGGTACAGGACATCCGCATCATCAACGAGTGCATGACTGGTGCCAAGGGCGAACCGGAGATCGTCAAATCACCCGGCGGCAACGTGTACAGGCTGGGAGGAATCTGCACCAAGAAGACGGCGCTCAAGAGCAAACCGGTCGAGGAGCCCGGGGCGTTTTTCGCGGATGCACTCAGGTGCCAACTCCGGATCAAGGGCATCGCCATTCTGGGCGAGATTCGGCGGGCAGAGAGGCCGCTTGGAGGCGCACCGGTGCCGCCCTCCGAGAAAGTCATCGCCGTGCATGAGACCCCACTCCCCGACATCCTGTCGCGCATCAACAAGAACAGCCAGAATCTGTTCGCCGAGTGTCTCTGTAAGTTGAGTGGGCAGACGTTCCAGCGGCAATCGGGCCGCTTCGTGCCGGGATCTTGGGAGGACGGAGGCCATGCCCTGCGTGCATTCCTGGCCAGGAACAGGATCGACGATCAGGCGCTGGCCCCCATGGACGGCTCGGGCCTAAGCCCGCAGAACCGGGTAACGGCCCGCATGCTCACCGACCTGCTGAAAGTCATGCATATACGCCCGGACGCTCAGGTCTACCGAAGCAGTCTGACTGCGGCAGGGATTGACGGATCACTCAAGGAGAGAATGGTCGACCTGAAGGGTCATGTCTTCGGAAAGACTGGCTACATCGGCGGCGTATCCTCGCTCAGCGGATACGTCAGGACCCGCCGAGGCAAATGGCTGGCCTTCTCGATCATCTTCAACAGAATACCCTCCCAAGCGGGTGACGATGACGATGTCGCCCCCTTCACCAAGCTCCAGGATGAGGCCTGCCGAGTTCTGGTCGGCTGGCCGGGATGA
- a CDS encoding LacI family DNA-binding transcriptional regulator produces MSIADVARSAGVSQATVSRVINHVPGVSAKNIHLVQQAMEHLGYTPPPPERRPGRRSPPRNRIGLLGAIVLDGLYLHTPGVLAAHLRGMEREAADHDCALAFADISDATRLPTILEGRQLVGGILLGSHARSGVLAAIQHMPWVWLSSHSGPSGDSVLAGNLEIAEMATRYLVDRGHRHLAFLSVMSSYPAYPARAEAFRTAALRAGATADVLIDQPQIDGGADTNLTLPILRERVAGLVTRFVSLAPRPTGLFVPNDMMTAMVYPGLMMCGLQPGEDVEIISCNNEEAYLVGLHPRPATIDIGAELMGRRSVEQLIRRIRHPGETRQVHIAVSPVLIEPDRH; encoded by the coding sequence ATGTCGATTGCGGATGTTGCCAGATCGGCCGGGGTGTCCCAGGCGACCGTGTCGCGGGTCATCAACCACGTCCCCGGGGTATCCGCCAAGAACATCCACCTTGTTCAGCAGGCGATGGAGCATCTGGGGTATACACCCCCTCCGCCCGAGCGGCGCCCGGGCCGGCGTTCGCCTCCTCGGAACAGGATTGGCCTGCTGGGCGCGATTGTCCTGGACGGGCTGTATCTCCACACTCCCGGCGTCCTGGCCGCCCATCTTCGCGGCATGGAGCGGGAAGCGGCCGATCACGATTGTGCGTTGGCGTTTGCCGACATCTCCGACGCGACTCGCCTTCCTACGATTCTCGAAGGCCGCCAGTTGGTGGGAGGGATCTTGCTGGGGTCGCACGCCCGCTCCGGCGTGTTGGCCGCCATTCAGCACATGCCCTGGGTCTGGCTCAGTTCACACTCCGGTCCGAGTGGTGACTCGGTCCTGGCGGGCAATTTGGAGATCGCCGAGATGGCAACCCGGTATCTCGTCGATCGGGGACATCGGCACCTTGCGTTTCTCTCCGTGATGAGCAGTTACCCTGCCTACCCCGCCCGCGCTGAGGCATTCCGTACGGCGGCTTTGCGTGCCGGAGCCACGGCCGACGTGCTGATCGACCAGCCCCAGATCGACGGCGGTGCGGACACGAATCTGACCTTGCCGATACTCCGGGAGCGAGTGGCCGGTCTCGTCACTCGGTTTGTCAGTCTCGCTCCGCGGCCAACGGGTTTGTTTGTGCCCAACGACATGATGACGGCCATGGTCTACCCGGGGCTGATGATGTGTGGACTTCAGCCGGGCGAAGACGTTGAGATCATCTCATGCAATAACGAGGAAGCCTACCTGGTCGGGCTGCATCCCCGTCCTGCGACCATCGACATCGGCGCGGAGCTCATGGGACGGCGGAGCGTGGAGCAGCTCATTCGCAGGATCCGCCATCCAGGCGAGACGCGGCAGGTGCACATCGCGGTTTCGCCGGTCCTGATCGAGCCGGACCGGCACTGA
- a CDS encoding ATP-dependent Clp protease proteolytic subunit — protein sequence MIAQHLIPMVIEKTGRGERAYDIYSRLLKDRIVFLGGGIDDAVANTIVAQMLFLSNEDSKSPINFYINSPGGSVSAGLAIYDTMQFLRCEVHTFCVGMAASMGAVLMCGGRKGKRFVLPNARLLLHQPLIGGVLEGPATDLSIEAAEIIRLRRRLYEIIALHCGKPIEQIERDCDRNKWLEAQEAIDYGLADTILERAPEAPPKPKESDE from the coding sequence ATGATCGCACAGCACCTCATTCCGATGGTCATCGAGAAGACCGGTCGCGGCGAGCGGGCCTACGACATCTACTCCCGGTTGCTGAAGGATAGGATTGTGTTCCTCGGCGGCGGGATCGACGATGCAGTAGCGAATACCATCGTCGCTCAGATGCTGTTCCTCTCCAACGAGGACAGCAAATCCCCGATCAACTTCTACATCAACTCGCCGGGAGGATCGGTGTCGGCCGGGTTGGCCATCTACGACACGATGCAGTTCCTCCGATGCGAAGTGCATACCTTCTGCGTGGGCATGGCCGCCAGCATGGGTGCGGTGCTCATGTGCGGAGGCCGCAAGGGCAAGCGATTCGTTCTGCCCAACGCTCGACTCCTGCTGCACCAACCTCTGATCGGCGGGGTGCTCGAAGGGCCAGCCACGGATCTGTCCATCGAGGCGGCCGAGATCATCCGGCTGCGCAGACGGCTGTATGAGATCATCGCCCTCCACTGCGGCAAGCCCATTGAGCAGATCGAGCGGGACTGCGACCGCAACAAATGGCTCGAGGCCCAGGAGGCAATCGACTACGGGCTGGCCGACACGATCCTGGAGCGGGCGCCGGAAGCGCCACCCAAACCCAAGGAATCCGACGAGTGA
- a CDS encoding ATP-dependent Clp protease proteolytic subunit encodes MNHPHDLLRTLNQQPPPYQRTREMSIEDLLLENRIIFLAGPINERSASIVIMRMLYLQSIKRDQPINLYINSPGGLVDQTLAIYDTMQFLGCDVATYCIGQAASGAAIILSAGTKGQRYALPHAKVMLHQPYSGITGQAEDIRIQAEEILKDKKMLNDLIAKHTGQDPTKVEREIERDRYMSAQEALAYGLVDEILAEPGKDAKKKK; translated from the coding sequence ATGAATCACCCGCACGACCTACTGCGTACCCTCAACCAGCAACCCCCGCCCTACCAGCGGACCCGGGAGATGTCCATCGAGGACCTTCTTCTGGAGAACCGCATCATCTTCCTGGCCGGCCCCATCAACGAACGATCGGCAAGCATCGTGATCATGAGGATGCTGTATCTGCAATCCATCAAACGCGACCAGCCGATCAACCTGTACATCAACTCGCCGGGCGGCCTGGTCGATCAGACCCTGGCGATCTACGACACGATGCAGTTCCTCGGCTGCGACGTGGCCACTTACTGCATCGGGCAGGCGGCCAGCGGAGCCGCGATCATACTCTCCGCCGGGACCAAGGGGCAGCGCTATGCCCTGCCGCACGCCAAAGTGATGCTCCACCAGCCGTATAGCGGCATTACTGGGCAGGCCGAGGACATCAGGATCCAGGCCGAGGAAATCCTCAAAGACAAGAAGATGCTCAACGACCTGATCGCCAAGCACACCGGCCAGGACCCGACCAAGGTCGAGCGCGAAATCGAGCGAGACCGGTACATGAGTGCCCAGGAAGCTCTGGCTTACGGGCTTGTCGACGAGATCCTCGCCGAGCCCGGCAAAGATGCAAAGAAGAAGAAGTAG
- the tig gene encoding trigger factor codes for MAEEDAQSQAMSEHLEDENLAPQDGEEALAGEESEGESKLDLKDQLKEVIEVQVEDAGTLRKKLTVTIPRATIDEQSDEQYGELRREALVPGFRKGRAPRRLLEKRFGGEVKETLVQQLVLNGYMAATEKSDIKVLGDPLVWATEKGAQTPTLVEPQKAIELISIPDDGPLTFSCEVEVRPEFELPELGGIPVTKRSFDIKDDDVSTEVDRLRKMCGAYDTVEGPVQADDVVVADLKMTCEGAVLKEQAEVRMAARAQMVDGVVLEKLGEALAGAKADDVRSISGQIPDSYVKAEYRGKQADFEFKVRQIQRLSVPSMEDVVQRLGFETESEIREYVRKDMESRVGEMVRNDMGAQVYQYLLDQTSFDLPGGLSERQVNQVVMRRMLELYSQGVPQDEVQKQLDEMKTKVREDVVRELKLAFIMEKVAEQCEVEVSEGEINAQIAAIAQRQNQRFDRVRDQLAREGAITNLYVRIRDHKIVEQLIEKAKVAEEKPEAGDVQASDAT; via the coding sequence ATGGCCGAAGAAGATGCCCAGAGTCAAGCCATGAGCGAGCATCTGGAGGATGAGAACCTCGCGCCGCAGGACGGCGAGGAGGCGCTCGCCGGGGAGGAATCCGAAGGCGAATCCAAGCTGGATCTGAAGGACCAGCTCAAGGAAGTCATCGAGGTCCAGGTGGAGGACGCCGGCACGCTCCGCAAGAAGCTGACCGTTACGATCCCTCGTGCCACCATCGACGAACAGTCCGACGAGCAGTACGGCGAACTGAGACGCGAAGCCCTGGTTCCCGGTTTTCGTAAAGGCCGCGCTCCCCGACGACTGCTTGAGAAGCGCTTCGGCGGCGAGGTGAAGGAGACCCTCGTACAGCAGCTGGTGCTCAACGGCTACATGGCCGCCACGGAAAAGAGCGACATCAAGGTGCTGGGCGATCCGTTGGTCTGGGCGACCGAGAAGGGTGCCCAGACGCCGACCCTGGTCGAACCCCAGAAAGCCATCGAGCTGATCAGCATTCCGGACGACGGACCGCTGACTTTTTCGTGCGAGGTCGAGGTCCGGCCCGAGTTCGAGCTGCCGGAGCTCGGCGGCATTCCAGTCACCAAGCGGTCATTCGACATCAAGGACGACGATGTCAGCACGGAGGTCGACCGCCTGCGGAAGATGTGCGGCGCGTATGACACCGTCGAAGGGCCGGTCCAGGCAGATGACGTCGTCGTGGCCGACCTGAAGATGACCTGCGAGGGTGCCGTGCTCAAGGAGCAGGCCGAGGTTCGCATGGCCGCTCGGGCCCAGATGGTTGACGGTGTTGTGCTGGAGAAGCTGGGCGAGGCCCTGGCCGGGGCCAAGGCGGACGATGTCCGGTCCATTTCCGGGCAGATTCCCGACAGCTACGTCAAGGCCGAGTATCGGGGCAAGCAGGCGGACTTCGAGTTCAAGGTTCGGCAGATCCAGCGTCTTTCCGTTCCATCGATGGAAGACGTTGTCCAGCGCCTCGGCTTTGAGACCGAGAGCGAGATTCGTGAGTACGTCCGGAAGGACATGGAGAGCCGGGTGGGTGAGATGGTCCGCAACGACATGGGCGCTCAGGTCTACCAGTACCTACTTGACCAAACCTCCTTTGACTTGCCAGGGGGCCTGTCCGAGCGACAAGTCAACCAGGTGGTAATGCGCCGCATGTTAGAACTTTACTCGCAGGGCGTGCCGCAGGACGAGGTCCAGAAACAGCTTGATGAGATGAAGACCAAGGTCCGCGAAGATGTGGTCCGCGAGCTCAAACTGGCGTTCATCATGGAGAAGGTCGCCGAACAATGCGAGGTCGAGGTGTCTGAGGGCGAGATCAACGCCCAGATCGCCGCGATCGCCCAGCGTCAGAACCAACGGTTCGACCGGGTGCGGGACCAACTGGCCCGTGAAGGTGCGATCACCAACCTGTACGTCCGGATCCGCGACCACAAGATCGTGGAGCAACTGATTGAGAAGGCGAAAGTGGCCGAAGAGAAGCCTGAGGCCGGCGACGTGCAGGCTTCGGACGCGACTTGA